Part of the Sphingomonadaceae bacterium OTU29LAMAA1 genome, CGCGGGCGCGGGCGACCTGCGCAGCATCGGCTCCGGCAACATTGGCGCGACCAACGTGCTTAGGACGGGGCGCAAGGGACTGGCGGCGGCGACGTTGCTGCTCGACCTGCTGAAGGGCGCGGCGGCGGTGTGGCTGGCGGACTGGCTGTTCCCAGGCGACGGTGTAGTTGCCGCGGCGGCGGCGTTCATCGGTCACTGCTATCCGGTCTGGCTGCGCTTCAGGGGTGGCAAGGGCGTGGCGACGATGATGGGGATCGTGCTCGCGCTGCACTGGCCGATGGGGCTGGTCTATGCGCTCGTCTGGCTCGGTCTGCTCGCGACCGTCCGCATCTCGTCGGTCGCCGGCATGGCCGCGGCGGTCAGCGCACCGGTCAGCGGAGCGCTGTTCGGGCGGTTCGAC contains:
- the plsY gene encoding glycerol-3-phosphate 1-O-acyltransferase PlsY; translation: MHTEILWVAPTCALLLGYLLGSIPFGVLLTRFAGAGDLRSIGSGNIGATNVLRTGRKGLAAATLLLDLLKGAAAVWLADWLFPGDGVVAAAAAFIGHCYPVWLRFRGGKGVATMMGIVLALHWPMGLVYALVWLGLLATVRISSVAGMAAAVSAPVSGALFGRFDIVMLVLALAAIVLWKHAENIERLIAGTEPRIGRKDAIDEAGALSDG